From Serratia fonticola:
AGTTGGCGGAACACTGGCTGAAAACCTGGTGGGTGAAAATAACGATATCACCGTGGTCGATACCGACACCGGTCGTCTACGCCAGTTGCAGGACAAGTTTGACCTGCGCGTCGTCCAGGGGCACGGCTCCCATCCGCGCGTATTACGCGAAGCCGGCGCCGAAGATGCCGATATGCTGGTTGCCGTCACCAACTCTGACGAAACCAATATGGTCGCCTGTCAGATTGCTTATACGCTGTTTAACACCCCGAATCGTATTGCACGGATCCGGGCGCCGGATTATATCCGTGAGTCCGAGAAGCTATTCCATCCAGAGGCGGTGCCCATCGACCACCTGATCTCGCCGGAGCAGTTGGTTATCGATTACATCTATAAGCTGATCGAATACCCTGGCGCCTTGCAGGTGGTGAACTTTGCCGATGGCAAGGTCAGCATCGCCGCGGTGAAGGCCTATTATGGCGGCCCACTGGTGGGGAATGCTCTGTCTGCCATGCGTGAGCATATGCCACATATCGATACTCGCGTGGCGGCTATTTTCCGCCATGACCGGCCGATCCGCCCGCAAGGCTCGACCATAATCGAAGCGGGCGATGAGGTGTTCTTCGTTGCCGCATCACAGCACATACGCGCGGTAATGAGTGAGCTGCAACGGCTCGAAAAGCCCTACAAACGCATCATGATCGTCGGCGGTGGTAACGTGGGTGCCGGACTGGCACATCGGCTAGAAAAATCGTACAACGTGAAGCTGATTGAGAAGAACCAGCAACGTGCCGCCGAGCTAGCAGAGCAACTGCACGATACCATCGTGTTTTATGGCGATGCCTCCGATCAGGAGCTGTTGGCCGAAGAGCATGTCGAGCAGGTGGATGTATTTATTGCCATCACCAACGATGACGAAGCCAATATCATGTCTGCCATGCTGGCCAAACGCATGGGAGCCAAAAAGGTGATGGTATTGATCCAGCGCCGTGCTTATGTCGATCTGGTCCAGGGCAGCGTGATTGATATCGCGATTTCGCCGCAGCAGGCCACCATCTCCGCACTGCTGGGCCACGTGCGTAAAGCCGATATTGTCAGCGTCTCCTCACTGCGCCGCGGCGTTGCCGAAGCCATTGAAGCGATTGCCCATGGCGATGAAAGCACCTCCAAGGTCGTAGGCCGTATGGTAGAAGAAATCAAGCTGCCGCCAGGTACCACCATTGGGGCGATCGTGCGTGGCGATGATGTGATCATTGCCAACGGCAACAGCCGGATCCAGCAAGGCGACCACGTGATCATGTTTATTACCGATAAGAAATTTGTGCCAGACGTTGAGCGTCTGTTCCAACCAAGCCCGTTCTTCTTATAGATACTTAAATCATGCGAATGGTTTTTGACACATCCGGAGTCGAGAATTAGGAAAAACCAAAAATTTTCCTATACTGATTGTGTCAAAGGGGAATTGCTTTGTTAAAATTGCGTTACTAATTTTTTGAGGGGTGTTCTGATGGGTATGTTAAAAGAGTTCCGCGAATTTGCCATGCGTGGCAACGTGGTCGATCTGGCAGTGGGTGTGATCATTGGTGCGGCATTCGGTAAAATCGTTTCTTCCTTGGTTGCCGACATCATCATGCCACCTTTGGGGCTGCTGATAGGTGGCGTTGATTTCAAACAGTTCCATCTGGTACTGCGTGAAGCCAAAGACAATGTCCCAGCAGTAGTGATGAACTATGGCTCCTTCCTGCAGAATATCTTTGATTTCGTGATCGTCGCCTTTGCGATCTTTATGGCTATCAAGTTAATGAACAAAATGCGCCGTAAAGAAGTTGAAGAGCCAGCCGCACCGCCTGCGCCAACGGCCGAAGAGAAGCTGCTGACAGAAATCCGCGATCTGCTGAGTCAGCAACAGCAGCCCAAGCTGTAATTCAGAGCTATAAGACGGGCGCAGCATGCGGCGCCCCTACTTTTGAGCCATCTTGCGAGATGGCTTTTTTGTGGCTTAAAACCAGAAGGCCAGTGGTAAATTGTCGTTGGGCAATTTACCACTGGCCTCCCAGTTACCGCCTTTTGCGTGTTTATCTTTACGCCGGTAGCTGCCTTTCCCTTTACTGTTCTTCTCTACCCGTTGGCGGAAAAGAGGATCGTGTAGCAACGCCTCAATGGCATTGTCCTGGATCTTGCCTTTGGTATGACGATATTGAGTCATCACGGTCTTCCTGTTGGTTGGTGATAATAAACGCGCCGATAATACTGCTGGCTAGATAAAAATTAAAGTCCATACGCCACTAAACCGCACTTTTGGCTTTCTCTTCGCTAGCTCCCTGCTCCAAAGCCTCCAGAATCGAACAATAATTGCTGGTGTGTTCGCTACCACAGCAGGCATCGCTGAGCCTTTTCAGCGACTCGCGCATTCTGGTTAACTCGGTCAGTTTGCTTTCAACCTCATGTAGGCGCGCATCAACAATGGACTTCGACTCTTCGCAGGTGTGATGCTCTGGATCTACACGGATCGACAGCAACTCGGCGATAGTTTCAAGCGTGAAGCCCAGCTGTTTGGCATAGCGGATAAAACGCAGGCGCTGTAAGTCCTGATCGCTATACAGCCGATAGCCGCCTTCGGTACGAATATGGTGATCCATCATGCCTTGCTTCTCGTAATAGCGCACCGTATCTGGCGTTACGTCAGCCAGTTTGGCTAATTGCCCAATTTTGAACATCATGACTTCTCCGTATTGCACTTATCACTGATAGCCTGAGCATAGCGGATATGGGGAGGGATCTTAAGCATTGCCGGGAGGGGAAAGCACGTTTGGCGAGCTACAGACGTAAAAAAACCGGGCAAGCCCGGTTTTTTTACGCTTCCACAGATTACTCTGCAGTTGCTACTTCTGCTTGAGACTCAGCACGATCAACCAGCTCGATGTATGCCATCGGCGCGTTGTCGCCTGCGCGGAAGCCACACTTCAGAATGCGAGTGTAACCACCGGCACGGCTCGCAAAACGCGGGCCTAGCTCGTTAAACAGTTTTGCCACGATCTCGTTATCACGAGTACGGGCGAATGCCAGACGACGATTAGCAACGCTGTCGGTCTTGGCAAGAGTAATCAGCGGCTCAACAACGCGACGCAGCTCTTTCGCTTTTGGCAGGGTCGTCTTGATGATCTCATGACGAACCAAAGAGCCGGCCATGTTACGGAACATAGCCTGGCGATGGCTGCTGTTACGGTTCAGTTGACGACCACTCTTACGATGGCGCATGACCTTATCCTTCTCAGTAAAACCTTAACCTGTGATCCGGTTACTCGTCAGCAATGCTAGCCGGTGGCCAATTTTCCAGGCGCATGCCCAGAGAAAGTCCACGGGAGGCCAGCACGTCTTTAATCTCAGTA
This genomic window contains:
- the zntR gene encoding Zn(2+)-responsive transcriptional regulator encodes the protein MFKIGQLAKLADVTPDTVRYYEKQGMMDHHIRTEGGYRLYSDQDLQRLRFIRYAKQLGFTLETIAELLSIRVDPEHHTCEESKSIVDARLHEVESKLTELTRMRESLKRLSDACCGSEHTSNYCSILEALEQGASEEKAKSAV
- the rplQ gene encoding 50S ribosomal protein L17, whose amino-acid sequence is MRHRKSGRQLNRNSSHRQAMFRNMAGSLVRHEIIKTTLPKAKELRRVVEPLITLAKTDSVANRRLAFARTRDNEIVAKLFNELGPRFASRAGGYTRILKCGFRAGDNAPMAYIELVDRAESQAEVATAE
- the mscL gene encoding large-conductance mechanosensitive channel protein MscL, which codes for MGMLKEFREFAMRGNVVDLAVGVIIGAAFGKIVSSLVADIIMPPLGLLIGGVDFKQFHLVLREAKDNVPAVVMNYGSFLQNIFDFVIVAFAIFMAIKLMNKMRRKEVEEPAAPPAPTAEEKLLTEIRDLLSQQQQPKL
- the trkA gene encoding Trk system potassium transporter TrkA translates to MKIIILGAGQVGGTLAENLVGENNDITVVDTDTGRLRQLQDKFDLRVVQGHGSHPRVLREAGAEDADMLVAVTNSDETNMVACQIAYTLFNTPNRIARIRAPDYIRESEKLFHPEAVPIDHLISPEQLVIDYIYKLIEYPGALQVVNFADGKVSIAAVKAYYGGPLVGNALSAMREHMPHIDTRVAAIFRHDRPIRPQGSTIIEAGDEVFFVAASQHIRAVMSELQRLEKPYKRIMIVGGGNVGAGLAHRLEKSYNVKLIEKNQQRAAELAEQLHDTIVFYGDASDQELLAEEHVEQVDVFIAITNDDEANIMSAMLAKRMGAKKVMVLIQRRAYVDLVQGSVIDIAISPQQATISALLGHVRKADIVSVSSLRRGVAEAIEAIAHGDESTSKVVGRMVEEIKLPPGTTIGAIVRGDDVIIANGNSRIQQGDHVIMFITDKKFVPDVERLFQPSPFFL
- a CDS encoding alternative ribosome-rescue factor A → MTQYRHTKGKIQDNAIEALLHDPLFRQRVEKNSKGKGSYRRKDKHAKGGNWEASGKLPNDNLPLAFWF